Below is a window of Cytophagia bacterium CHB2 DNA.
TTTCATTCCAACTTTAAAAAACCCGCCGCCGATCATGCCACACGATGCAACCCGTCGGCAATGCGCATGCGCACTGCGCGCCACGCCGGAAAAACCGCGGCAAACACGCCCACCAAAATTGCAGAGGTCAAAGCCAAAATGATGGTGATGTTCTTCAATTCGAAAACCGGAAAAAAATTTCCCAGATTCGAGGTGATGAACGTGGCGAATCCATTGCAGACGTAAATCATGAGCGCCAAACCCAGGGCAAAACCGCCCATGGCGATCATCAGCGATTCACCGCCAATCAACCCGACTAAATGAAACGGGCGGAATCCCAGGGTTTTGAGCACGGCATATTCCGACATGCGCTCGCGCGCCGTCATCGCCATGGTGTTGGCCAGCACCAGCAACACGATGAACACGACCACGCCGGAAATCGCCTCCAGCGCGGCGAGAATGGCGCCGGACATCGAAACGAAGCTTTGTTGAAAAGCGCGTTCGGTTTCGGTTTTGGTTTCGGCAAAGCTGTTTTGGAACATGGCATCAACAGTCTCAGAAACCACAGCGGGATTCGCTTGATTGTCGATCAACAGCATGTACCAACCGACATTGTCCGCCTGGCCGGGATTGCGCTCGCGAATGCGCTCGTTCAAATAATCCCAGTGAAACATAAAAGCGGTTTCATCGGTGCTGGGCTGCGCGCCGGAATAAATGCCGCGAATGACGAAATCCCATTCACCGTAGAAAATCGTGCCCGTAAGGGTTACGGTCTGGCCCAATTTCCAGCCAAAGCGTTCGGCCAATTTTTTCCCGACGATGCAGGCGTTGCGCTCGCGCAAGTATTCTTCCTTTTGCTCAGGCGGCACGACGAATTCCGGATACATATCCAAATAAGCTTTATCGACTGCGAAGTTGGCGAAGAAATTATTGGGATCGCCATAATACGCGCCGAACCAGTTGGCATAACCGACGGATTTCACGCCCGGCACTTTCTCCAACTGCCCGCGATAGGCCAGTGGCAGCGGTTGAATGAGCGAGACGGCGCTGCGCGTGACCAGCCGATTCTGCGCCGAAGCATCGACGCCGGCATACCAGGCGCTGATCACCGTGCGAATCAAACCAAACGCCAGCAAAGCTACGGCAATGCCGAGCATGGTCAAAATCGTCCGCAGTTTGTGGCGCAAGGCATTCTTGAAAATCAGCTTGAAGACCTTCATACCAACTCTCCCTTGTCGAGATGGCGTACGGTATGCGCTTTTTCGGCGGCGCGCTGATCGTGCGTGACCATGATGATGGTCTTGTTGAATTCTTTGTTGAGGCGTTCGAGCAGAGAAAGAATTTCGACGGCAGAATTTTTATCGAGATCCCCGGTCGGCTCGTCAGCGACAATGAGGGTAGGATCGGCAACAATGGCGCGCGCGATGGCAACACGTTGCTGCTGGCCGCCGGAGAGTTGCTTGGGATAATGGCGCATGCGGTCGCTCAACCCCACGACGTTGAGCGCGATTTTCACCCGTTCGTGGCGCTCGCTTTTGGACAGGTGCGTCAACAACAGCGGCAGTTCGACGTTTTCAAACGCCGTCAACACGGGCATGAGATTGTAAAACTGAAAAATAAACCCGACGTGGCGGCTGCGCCAGTTGGCAAGCTGGGATTCCGTCAGCTTGGTGACGTCGTCATTTGCCACCATGATCGAGCCTCTTCCGCCGTCGGGGCGATCAATGCCGGCGATCAGATTCAGCAACGTTGACTTGCCCGAGCCGGAAGGCCCCATCAAGGCCAGAAACTCGCCCTCGGGCACATTGAGGTTGATGTTTTCGAGCACGGGAATTTTTAGACTGTCCCGTTGATACGATTTCGAAACGTTTTTGACTTCGACGATGTTGGGCATAAATCCTTTCCTGTTGAGAGATAAAACTAGTACGCACAACTGTAGATCAGTCGTCTTCGCTATTTACCTGCGATATTTTGGCGTTTATCGCATCGAGGATTGCATCATACCAGTTTATGTTATCGCAAATCAAATCCTCGATGGATTTAATTTCACTTAAAGACAATTCCCGGCCAATTTCCTCCATTGCAACCGTTTGGACATCATCGATATTCAATGAGTAGATAATGTCATCTTTCTTTTTCATCTCTTCCTCCAGAATCAAGTGGTAAAGATATGCTCACGGTGCCATTTTATGGCATTCGGATGAGGGTGTAGCGTTTTTTCCTTTGGCAACGTAACCATCCGATCTCGTTTTGACAATTGAACCATGAAGTTGTAATCCCAAAACTTGCCAAAGTCCGCAGGTAGGTCTTGAATCCGTTGCGAAGCAAGAACTTGAAACCTTTCATTCAACGTAAACCATCCCACGTCAAACGCCCAATGGTGTAATCGACACAGTGCCAAACCATTCAAAATTTCATCTTTTACCTTTGAACGGCGTGGAACAATGTGAGCGGCCTCAACCTCCCATATCAAAGCATCCGGAGAACACATTTTCATTCCACAGACTGCACAGCGAAAACCGTAAGCTTCAATTATTGTGTGTCGAAAAGCCCGGCTCCGGAGGCGTGTTTCCTGGGTAACCGTTACTGTTCTTCCAGTTGATTCCTGAGGATCATAATCTTCTGGCCTTGACTGCACTCTAATTTGGTTTACTATTTTCTGAACTTCATAGGATTTGATCGGATATAGCTCCTTCCTAGCCAAAGGAATGTTCAGCAATTTCAGCACTCGGTCGTAACCATCTTCTGTAAGCATCCATTCTCGTTTGTTTGTGAGCAGCATTGTTTGAGTCGGACGCGAAACTAACTTTTCTTTTGCCAATGAATCTGCAGCTCGAAATAGTAGTCTATGCCAGAGAGAAACCCTTTTTGTTCTGTTTTCCTTTTTGTATACAGTTTCGAGATAAGCTGATCTTTGTGCTTCGGTCAATCCAAAATTATTGGCGATTTCATCGACAATCTCCTCACCCGAGCTGAACTCCTTGATCATTCCTCTATGTTTGAATAAAGATATCAGCAATGCTCGCTCAACATCTTTTCGAGTTGGCATATTGAAAGCTTCCAACATTTTGCTTTCGTAGCTCATAGCATTACCCAGTAACGGTCGTGTTTATGATATGAAAACAATGAATCTTTCGAATCTCGCCACGATTATCTTGCTTTCCAATTATATTCCGAGAACTTCGGCTTTGCCAAATGGTCTTCATCGTTCAAAACGGAGCGGCAAAATTTGCCCATCTTTCCCGGCTATCGGCATATGGCGGTGAGGTAACAATCAGATCAAAAAATTGTCGGGATACTCTTGCAATATATCCAGGCAATCCCCTTGCTTGATGGAGGTAGTAATCTCCTGCATGAACCCTCACTCTTTTTGATTAAGCCGCTTTCTTATTTCTCCGCCAACTTCACCTTCATTCCACTTTTCATATCGGCCGGCGGATTCAATACAATTTGCTGGCCTTCCGTCAAGCCACTGCGTACCTCGAGCTGGCTGCCGATGGTTCCGGCAATCTCCACGGGCGTTTCAGTAACACTGTCGTCGCGCACGACGAAAACGACTTTTTGATCACCGCGCGCCACAACTGTCGCCGGCGGAATGACGATTTTTTTCGCGCCGCTCATTTCACTTTCCGCCAGCGGTTGCGAGAGAAATGTCACTTTTGCGCTCATTTCCGGCAACACGCGCTCATCGCGCTCGACAAATTTAATTTTGGTAAGTACGGTGGCTTTGGCCCTATCGGCAGTCGGCACGATTTTCCCAACCAGCCCGGGATAACGCGTGTCTTGATAGGCATCGAGCACGATTTCGCACGATTGTCCGGGTTTAATGCGCTGGATGTTGGATTCCGAAACATCCGCTTCCACTTCAAGCGAAGACATATCGGCAATCGAAACCACGGCCGCACGCGCAGTGGTGGAAGCCCCGAACGGCGCAACGATTTCACCGACATCGGCATTCTTGGTGAGCACGGTGCCATCAAACGGCGCGCGAATGTTGGTGTACTCCAACGCCACTTCTGCGGCGCGCACGCGCGTTCTTGCAACTTGCACTGCTGCTTCGCTCGCGCCGACGGATGCTTCCGCGCGCTTGAATCGCGCTTCTGCGGCATCGAATGCCGAGCGCGCAACGAGCTGATCCGTTAGCAATTTTTCATAGCGTTCGAAATTTGCGGCCGCATCGGCTCGTTCGGCTTTCGCCTCCTCCACATTTGCCAACGCCTGATTGAGACTGGCTTTGGTTTCAGCCAACGCCGCATCGAGGTCGCTGTGCTCAAGCTGCGCGATGATCTGGCCCTCCTTAACCTGGTCGCCTTCTTCCACGCCCAGATAGACCAGACGGCCGGTGCCTTTCGAGGCAACCGCGGCCTGGCGTTGCGCTACGACATAACCGCTCGCTGTCAATACCGCATTTTGTTGCGCCGGTGAAACTGTAACGACATTGTACGTTTGAATTTCGACCGCCGAGCTAAAGCCATTGCGAAAGAAAAAAAACAGCGCCGCAACCGCGGCAAGCCCTGCTATACCCCAAAAAACCGCCGTGTTGCGCTTGGAACCGGAGGGGTTCGCTTCTGCTTCGCGGCTGCGATCAATACGCAAGCGCGATAAATCATGAGGATTCGATTCTGCCATTAAACGTTCTCAAAGTTGATGACAAAGAAAACTGAAATCAGAAATGCAAAACTTCACGACATTGTCATTTATTACAATGCTGTCGCAAAGAATATAATGCGCCTATCGTCTTGTAACAAGCGATTTGTCCGTCAGGTATTTGCCGGCATACTTGATTCCAAAGCTTCAAAAAGTTTCTCCCGGACGGAGATATTCTCCGCTTCTGCCGCCGCTTTTCTTCACCAGACGAATTTCACCGATGACCATGGCTTTATCCACTGCTTTGCACATGTCATAAAGCGTTAACGCCGCAATGCTGGCAGCGGTTAAGGCTTCCATCTCAACGCCGGTTTTACCGGTGCAGCGCGCCGTCGCTTCTACCTCGAGGCGATCACTGCCGACGGTGATGTGTACATCGACATAATCCAGGACGAGCGGATGGCATAGCGGAATCAATTCACCGGATTTCTTTGCGGCC
It encodes the following:
- the moaC gene encoding cyclic pyranopterin monophosphate synthase MoaC; translation: MSSSRKLSHVNTRGQAAMVDVGEKEVTRREAIARAQISMQPETIDLLVRKALPKGDALEIARYAGIMAAKKSGELIPLCHPLVLDYVDVHITVGSDRLEVEATARCTGKTGVEMEALTAASIAALTLYDMCKAVDKAMVIGEIRLVKKSGGRSGEYLRPGETF
- a CDS encoding efflux RND transporter periplasmic adaptor subunit, producing the protein MAESNPHDLSRLRIDRSREAEANPSGSKRNTAVFWGIAGLAAVAALFFFFRNGFSSAVEIQTYNVVTVSPAQQNAVLTASGYVVAQRQAAVASKGTGRLVYLGVEEGDQVKEGQIIAQLEHSDLDAALAETKASLNQALANVEEAKAERADAAANFERYEKLLTDQLVARSAFDAAEARFKRAEASVGASEAAVQVARTRVRAAEVALEYTNIRAPFDGTVLTKNADVGEIVAPFGASTTARAAVVSIADMSSLEVEADVSESNIQRIKPGQSCEIVLDAYQDTRYPGLVGKIVPTADRAKATVLTKIKFVERDERVLPEMSAKVTFLSQPLAESEMSGAKKIVIPPATVVARGDQKVVFVVRDDSVTETPVEIAGTIGSQLEVRSGLTEGQQIVLNPPADMKSGMKVKLAEK
- a CDS encoding ABC transporter ATP-binding protein; translated protein: MPNIVEVKNVSKSYQRDSLKIPVLENINLNVPEGEFLALMGPSGSGKSTLLNLIAGIDRPDGGRGSIMVANDDVTKLTESQLANWRSRHVGFIFQFYNLMPVLTAFENVELPLLLTHLSKSERHERVKIALNVVGLSDRMRHYPKQLSGGQQQRVAIARAIVADPTLIVADEPTGDLDKNSAVEILSLLERLNKEFNKTIIMVTHDQRAAEKAHTVRHLDKGELV
- a CDS encoding ABC transporter permease, which translates into the protein MKVFKLIFKNALRHKLRTILTMLGIAVALLAFGLIRTVISAWYAGVDASAQNRLVTRSAVSLIQPLPLAYRGQLEKVPGVKSVGYANWFGAYYGDPNNFFANFAVDKAYLDMYPEFVVPPEQKEEYLRERNACIVGKKLAERFGWKLGQTVTLTGTIFYGEWDFVIRGIYSGAQPSTDETAFMFHWDYLNERIRERNPGQADNVGWYMLLIDNQANPAVVSETVDAMFQNSFAETKTETERAFQQSFVSMSGAILAALEAISGVVVFIVLLVLANTMAMTARERMSEYAVLKTLGFRPFHLVGLIGGESLMIAMGGFALGLALMIYVCNGFATFITSNLGNFFPVFELKNITIILALTSAILVGVFAAVFPAWRAVRMRIADGLHRVA